A stretch of the Dyella telluris genome encodes the following:
- a CDS encoding ferritin-like domain-containing protein codes for MSYTQSLPWTIESLDFSQIEIQRIRQNEDLFFLLCSASFVESGSDLYTHNLVDHFAGDETLQTWLSQHWEHEELQHGRALATYVKTVWPEFDWDKGFASFWAEYGAVCTAEELEPCRGLELAARCVVETGTASLYRALNDITDEPVLKQLTGHIKSDEVRHYKNFYQHFRLYREREGFSRYKIFRVILRRLNEIRSEDSDIALRHVFNQCYPHLAENQAEFKRITGRAQDLLKRNIPAEMTVKMLLKPLELPPRLQNAMEKPLAKLAERLFLN; via the coding sequence GTGAGCTACACCCAATCGTTGCCCTGGACCATCGAGAGCCTGGACTTCAGCCAGATCGAGATCCAGCGCATTCGCCAGAACGAGGATCTTTTCTTCCTGCTGTGCAGCGCATCGTTCGTCGAGAGCGGCTCGGATCTCTACACACACAACCTCGTGGATCACTTTGCCGGTGACGAAACCCTGCAGACCTGGCTGAGCCAGCACTGGGAACACGAAGAACTGCAACACGGCCGCGCCCTTGCCACCTACGTGAAAACCGTATGGCCCGAGTTCGACTGGGACAAGGGCTTCGCCTCGTTCTGGGCGGAATACGGCGCGGTGTGCACCGCCGAAGAACTGGAACCTTGCCGGGGCCTGGAGCTGGCCGCCCGCTGCGTGGTGGAAACCGGCACGGCAAGTCTTTATCGCGCGCTCAACGACATCACCGACGAGCCCGTACTCAAGCAGCTCACCGGCCACATCAAGAGCGACGAAGTACGCCACTACAAGAATTTCTACCAGCACTTCCGCCTGTACCGCGAACGCGAGGGCTTCAGCCGTTACAAGATCTTCCGCGTCATCCTGCGCCGCCTCAACGAGATCCGCAGCGAAGACAGCGACATCGCGCTGCGTCATGTGTTCAACCAGTGCTACCCGCACCTGGCGGAGAATCAGGCGGAGTTCAAGCGCATCACCGGGCGCGCACAGGATCTGCTGAAGCGGAACATTCCGGCGGAGATGACGGTGAAGATGTTGCTGAAGCCGCTGGAGTTGCCGCCGCGCTTGCAGAATGCGATGGAGAAGCCGCTGGCGAAGTTGGCGGAGAGGTTGTTTCTTAACTGA
- a CDS encoding universal stress protein: MPKYSLVGYDGSPTSQRAVRFAVELALATGGRVRVVSALQVTEGSADTCALMMTDQGGSRCSRLLEEVKQLVPGSAPLIDAEVVRGTPGDVLMDQVSRHGIDHIVIGHTERGALARWLLGSVSGEVLERAHVPVTVIR, from the coding sequence ATGCCCAAGTATTCGCTGGTCGGTTACGACGGTTCCCCCACCTCGCAGCGCGCTGTCCGTTTTGCGGTGGAGCTGGCACTGGCCACGGGCGGCCGGGTGCGCGTGGTGTCGGCCTTGCAGGTCACCGAGGGCAGCGCCGATACCTGTGCATTGATGATGACCGACCAGGGCGGCTCGCGCTGTTCCCGCCTGCTCGAGGAAGTGAAACAGCTGGTGCCCGGCTCGGCGCCGCTGATCGACGCGGAAGTGGTGCGCGGCACCCCGGGCGACGTACTCATGGACCAGGTGAGCCGCCACGGCATCGACCATATCGTGATCGGCCATACCGAACGCGGCGCACTTGCACGCTGGCTGCTTGGCTCCGTCTCCGGCGAAGTGCTGGAACGCGCCCATGTGCCCGTGACCGTGATCCGCTGA